A stretch of Crossiella cryophila DNA encodes these proteins:
- a CDS encoding extracellular solute-binding protein has translation MRKTSRAVLLSATAAAAALLVSACSGGGGTQGTPGGAPGKDDKLSLTVYSNFEGREYKAVTEALNRIKTRFPNFEVKHEGTQDDEKITGAIRGGNPPDVAISFFTDNLGQFCSSGSFQNLQPYIDRDKADLNVIPKAVRDYTEYKGNRCSMPMLTDIYGFYFNKDMFAKAGITEPPKTTDALLEATKKLTEFNPDGSIKVAGFMPLIPHYRNQAQNWTPMFGARYLGTDGKSNLANSPEWKELFEFQKKLVDFYGYDKIEKFRAGLGQEYSADHAFQKGKLAMMIDGEYRTAFLANEAKEISYGTAPAPVSPSKPELYGGGFATGTIIGIPKGVKNPGASWELVKQMSLDTDTLVQLSNAIKNIPTTEASMKDPKLEMTPQFKTFIDIFGSGKLWSNPATPIGDAHLKAVNDFAEKWQAGKVTDLPGELKKVDAQVDDALAQKAGK, from the coding sequence ATGCGCAAGACCTCTCGCGCGGTCCTGCTCAGCGCCACAGCCGCGGCAGCCGCGCTGCTCGTCTCGGCCTGTTCCGGCGGAGGCGGCACCCAGGGCACGCCCGGCGGCGCGCCCGGCAAGGACGACAAGCTCTCGCTCACCGTCTACAGCAACTTCGAGGGCCGCGAGTACAAGGCGGTCACCGAGGCGCTGAACCGGATCAAGACCCGGTTCCCCAACTTCGAGGTCAAGCACGAGGGCACCCAGGACGACGAGAAGATCACCGGCGCGATCCGCGGCGGCAACCCGCCGGACGTGGCGATCTCCTTCTTCACCGACAACCTGGGCCAGTTCTGCTCCTCGGGCAGCTTCCAGAACCTGCAGCCCTACATCGACCGGGACAAGGCCGACCTCAACGTCATCCCCAAGGCCGTCCGGGACTACACCGAGTACAAGGGCAACCGGTGCTCGATGCCGATGCTCACCGACATCTACGGCTTCTACTTCAACAAGGACATGTTCGCCAAGGCGGGCATCACCGAGCCGCCGAAGACCACCGACGCGCTGCTCGAGGCGACCAAGAAGCTGACCGAGTTCAACCCGGACGGCTCGATCAAGGTCGCCGGCTTCATGCCGCTGATCCCGCACTACCGCAACCAGGCGCAGAACTGGACGCCGATGTTCGGCGCCCGCTACCTGGGCACGGACGGCAAGTCCAACCTGGCCAACAGCCCGGAGTGGAAGGAACTCTTCGAGTTCCAGAAGAAGCTGGTCGACTTCTACGGCTACGACAAGATCGAGAAGTTCCGGGCCGGTCTCGGCCAGGAGTACTCCGCCGACCACGCCTTCCAAAAGGGCAAGCTGGCGATGATGATCGACGGTGAGTACCGCACCGCGTTCCTGGCCAACGAGGCCAAGGAGATCAGCTACGGCACCGCGCCCGCGCCGGTCTCGCCGAGCAAGCCGGAGCTGTACGGCGGCGGTTTCGCCACCGGCACCATCATCGGCATCCCCAAGGGCGTGAAGAACCCGGGCGCCTCCTGGGAGCTGGTCAAGCAGATGTCGCTGGACACCGACACCCTGGTGCAGCTGTCCAACGCGATCAAGAACATCCCCACCACCGAGGCCTCGATGAAGGACCCGAAGCTGGAGATGACCCCGCAGTTCAAGACCTTCATCGACATCTTCGGCTCCGGCAAGCTGTGGTCCAACCCGGCCACCCCGATCGGCGACGCGCACCTCAAGGCGGTCAACGACTTCGCCGAGAAGTGGCAGGCGGGCAAGGTCACCGATCTGCCGGGCGAGCTGAAGAAGGTCGACGCCCAGGTGGACGACGCCCTGGCACAGAAGGCCGGTAAGTAG
- a CDS encoding N-acetylglucosamine kinase, with translation MNFLGVDTGATTTRALLISDTGAHLGTGRAEGGNPNAHPPGVAAARIAQAVGQALGGGDPAGVGGLVVGLAGVAKMADPSVRALFDAALRATGLTCEIRVVADCEAAFATAAATGEGTVLVAGTGSIAARISGHRMVATAGGFGWLLGDEGSAYWLGREAVRATLRRVEAHEDLGPLGEAVFAHAGLTPDPDQVRARRALITAVNAESPIRLAGFAPLVTSTARADQSAADIVERGAQHLTGIALATRTAEDTSPVVLTGSLVTADTPVGDRVRAELTRRTGGPVRVAADGTIGAAWLAALAVITDPAAAQALHAKLSQA, from the coding sequence ATGAACTTCCTCGGCGTGGACACCGGCGCGACCACCACCCGGGCGTTGCTGATCTCCGACACCGGCGCGCACCTGGGCACGGGGCGGGCCGAGGGCGGCAACCCCAACGCGCACCCGCCGGGGGTGGCCGCGGCCAGGATCGCGCAGGCCGTCGGCCAGGCACTCGGCGGCGGCGATCCGGCCGGGGTGGGCGGACTGGTGGTGGGCCTGGCCGGGGTGGCCAAGATGGCCGACCCCTCGGTGCGCGCGCTGTTCGACGCCGCGCTCAGGGCCACCGGACTGACCTGTGAGATCCGCGTGGTGGCCGACTGCGAGGCGGCCTTCGCCACCGCCGCGGCCACCGGCGAGGGCACCGTGCTGGTCGCGGGCACCGGCTCGATCGCGGCCCGGATCTCCGGCCACCGGATGGTGGCCACGGCGGGCGGTTTCGGCTGGCTGCTGGGTGATGAGGGCTCGGCCTACTGGCTGGGCCGGGAGGCGGTGCGGGCCACGCTGCGCCGGGTGGAGGCGCATGAGGACCTCGGTCCGCTGGGCGAGGCGGTGTTCGCGCACGCCGGGCTGACCCCGGATCCGGACCAGGTGCGGGCCCGGCGGGCACTGATCACCGCGGTGAACGCGGAGTCACCGATCCGGCTGGCCGGCTTCGCCCCATTGGTCACCAGCACCGCCAGAGCGGACCAGTCCGCCGCGGACATCGTGGAACGCGGCGCCCAGCACCTCACCGGGATCGCACTGGCCACCCGCACCGCCGAGGACACTTCTCCGGTGGTGCTCACCGGCAGCCTGGTCACCGCGGACACCCCGGTCGGCGACCGGGTCCGGGCCGAGCTGACCCGGCGTACCGGCGGTCCGGTCCGGGTGGCCGCGGACGGCACCATCGGCGCGGCCTGGCTGGCGGCGCTGGCGGTGATCACCGACCCGGCGGCCGCGCAGGCCCTGCACGCCAAGCTCAGCCAGGCGTGA
- a CDS encoding ROK family transcriptional regulator: MRAGSPRLLREINDRAAIDALLRHGALTRSELEAQIGLSKPATAALLTRLETEGAVVRAGLRGGGRGPRAQLWTVNGTLASVAAVDLTPRGVDIAIADITGLLLAEHHTALPRGGHEAVLASFQLALAAAASRAGVDPNGLCQVVIGAPGGVNPVTGHLGFAPHLRTWEGFDVPGTLTELLAVPVTVENDVNLVALEEMTSGRAGDVQDFVLIWISAGLGSAVVINRRLLRGATGGAGEIDSMRVPDRAAADTGVDRGGIRLGDLLATGSVVKLARAHGFSARSGAIALRKAVDAGPEGQAFLLDLARRIATGVAGVVSVVDPQLVLLAGETAQAGGEAFSAMVAAELHQLVTPRTPVRTSLVTGKPVRSGALHAALALAREEVFGLVAATADPFRGLKKPAGAAPGPRRPPLRARHISPTAH; encoded by the coding sequence ATGCGAGCCGGTAGCCCGCGACTGCTGCGTGAGATCAACGATCGCGCGGCCATTGACGCGTTGCTGCGGCACGGCGCCCTCACCCGGTCCGAGCTGGAAGCCCAGATCGGGCTGTCGAAACCGGCTACCGCGGCACTGCTGACGAGACTGGAGACCGAGGGCGCCGTGGTGCGCGCCGGGCTCCGCGGCGGCGGCCGGGGGCCACGGGCCCAGCTCTGGACCGTCAACGGCACGCTGGCCAGCGTGGCCGCGGTGGACCTCACCCCGCGCGGGGTGGACATCGCCATCGCCGACATCACCGGCCTGCTGCTGGCCGAGCACCACACCGCGCTGCCAAGGGGCGGCCACGAGGCGGTGCTGGCCTCCTTCCAGCTCGCCCTGGCCGCCGCGGCCAGCCGGGCCGGGGTGGACCCGAACGGGCTCTGCCAGGTGGTCATCGGCGCGCCCGGCGGGGTCAACCCGGTCACCGGGCACCTCGGCTTCGCCCCGCACCTGCGCACCTGGGAGGGCTTCGACGTGCCAGGCACGCTCACCGAGCTGCTCGCGGTGCCGGTGACGGTGGAGAACGACGTGAACCTGGTCGCGCTGGAGGAGATGACCTCCGGCCGGGCCGGGGACGTGCAGGACTTCGTGCTGATCTGGATCAGCGCCGGACTCGGCTCCGCGGTGGTGATCAACCGGCGCCTGCTGCGCGGGGCCACCGGTGGCGCCGGTGAGATCGACTCCATGCGGGTGCCGGACCGGGCCGCCGCGGACACCGGTGTGGACCGCGGCGGCATCCGGCTCGGCGACCTGCTGGCCACCGGCTCGGTGGTCAAACTGGCCAGGGCACACGGTTTCAGCGCCCGCAGCGGCGCGATCGCACTGCGCAAGGCGGTGGACGCGGGCCCCGAGGGCCAGGCGTTCCTGCTCGACCTGGCCCGCCGCATCGCCACCGGGGTGGCCGGGGTGGTGAGCGTGGTCGACCCGCAGCTGGTGCTGCTGGCCGGGGAGACCGCGCAGGCGGGCGGCGAGGCGTTCAGCGCCATGGTCGCCGCCGAACTGCACCAGCTGGTCACCCCACGAACTCCGGTGCGCACCTCCCTGGTCACCGGGAAACCGGTGCGCTCCGGCGCACTGCACGCGGCGCTCGCCCTGGCGAGGGAAGAGGTATTCGGACTCGTCGCCGCCACAGCCGATCCGTTTCGCGGGCTGAAAAAGCCCGCCGGTGCAGCACCGGGCCCCCGACGGCCTCCGCTGCGCGCTCGACACATTTCCCCGACCGCACACTGA
- a CDS encoding DUF3159 domain-containing protein — MEPSADSRPAAGQESLGALLGGRGGAVDATLPPLAFVVGWLLFDESIWIGSAVALVVGLAIAGYRLSKGDRPRAVLLGMLGVCAAALVALYTGRAADFFLVQLLSNVASALAWLVSIVIGWPLLGVVVGTALGQRTRWRRDPELLRAYRLASWVWVGQYLVRIVVFSSLWWIDAVIALGVSRVALSWPLVALCVAVSGWVLFRVLPAGHPGIRHPRTPEQQVTPG, encoded by the coding sequence GTGGAACCCTCCGCCGATTCCCGTCCGGCCGCAGGCCAGGAGTCCCTCGGTGCCCTGCTCGGCGGCCGGGGCGGCGCGGTCGACGCCACCCTGCCGCCACTGGCGTTCGTGGTGGGCTGGCTGCTCTTCGACGAATCGATCTGGATCGGCTCGGCGGTCGCGCTGGTCGTCGGGCTGGCCATCGCCGGTTACCGGCTGAGCAAGGGCGACCGGCCGCGCGCGGTGCTGCTGGGCATGCTCGGGGTGTGCGCGGCCGCGCTGGTCGCCCTCTACACCGGCCGGGCCGCGGACTTCTTCCTGGTCCAGCTGCTCTCCAACGTGGCGAGCGCACTGGCCTGGCTGGTCAGCATCGTGATCGGCTGGCCACTGCTGGGCGTGGTGGTCGGCACCGCGCTCGGCCAGCGCACCCGCTGGCGCCGCGACCCCGAGCTGCTGCGCGCCTACCGGCTGGCCAGCTGGGTGTGGGTCGGCCAGTACCTGGTGCGGATCGTGGTGTTCAGCTCGCTGTGGTGGATCGACGCGGTGATCGCGCTCGGGGTGTCCAGGGTGGCGCTGAGCTGGCCGCTGGTGGCGCTGTGCGTGGCGGTCAGCGGCTGGGTGCTGTTCCGGGTGCTGCCCGCCGGCCACCCCGGCATCCGGCATCCCCGGACGCCGGAGCAGCAGGTCACGCCTGGCTGA
- a CDS encoding HAD family hydrolase has product MDVPPLLPGHRSFDALVFDLDGTLVDSHAVHRAALREVFARHGLSVPATAGEPEGIAFTDWAARLVHRGLLPKDLPVRGLQQEIQRAVLGRLAQVREVPRVVAMARWAQGRVPTAVTTSSSRGTAQAILLATGLRGLFDVLITREQVMRGKPAPDLFLLAATVLGAVPARCLVFEDTESGLYAAGRAGMRAVDIRPHRSR; this is encoded by the coding sequence ATGGACGTGCCACCGCTACTACCGGGGCACCGCTCGTTCGACGCGCTGGTCTTCGATCTGGACGGCACGCTGGTCGACTCGCACGCGGTGCACCGGGCCGCGTTGCGGGAGGTCTTCGCTCGGCACGGGTTGAGTGTGCCCGCCACGGCCGGTGAACCGGAGGGGATCGCGTTCACCGACTGGGCGGCGCGACTGGTGCACCGGGGCCTGCTGCCGAAGGACCTGCCGGTGCGCGGGCTGCAGCAGGAGATCCAGCGCGCGGTGCTGGGCAGGCTGGCGCAGGTGCGGGAGGTGCCGAGGGTGGTCGCGATGGCCCGCTGGGCGCAGGGCCGGGTGCCCACCGCGGTGACCACCAGCAGCAGCCGGGGCACCGCGCAGGCCATCCTGCTGGCCACCGGCCTGCGCGGGCTGTTCGACGTGCTGATCACCAGGGAGCAGGTCATGCGCGGCAAACCGGCCCCCGACCTGTTCCTGCTGGCCGCCACCGTGCTCGGCGCGGTGCCCGCCCGCTGCCTGGTGTTCGAGGACACCGAGAGCGGGCTGTACGCGGCCGGGCGGGCGGGCATGCGCGCGGTGGACATCCGCCCGCACCGCTCACGCTGA